A single genomic interval of Oncorhynchus gorbuscha isolate QuinsamMale2020 ecotype Even-year linkage group LG25, OgorEven_v1.0, whole genome shotgun sequence harbors:
- the LOC124013979 gene encoding metastasis-associated protein MTA2-like: protein MAANMYRVGDYVYFENSSSNPYLIRRIEELNKTANGNVEAKVVCLFRRRDISGNLNTLADSNARDFEEESKQPTVSEQQKHQLKHRELFLSRQFESLPATHIRGKCNVTLLNETDVLAGYLEKEECFFYSLVFDPVQKTLLADQGEIRVGSKYQAEIPDKLAEGEEDTRIQEKLEVKVWHPDNQLKDPQIDQFLVVARAVGTFARALDCSSSIRQPSLHMSAAAASRDITLFHAMDTLQKNDYDLAKAMSTLVPQGGPVLCRDEMEEWSASEAMLFEEALEKYGKDFNDIRQDFLPWKSLASVVQFYYMWKTTDRYIQQKRLKAAEADSKLKQVYIPTYTKPNPNQIMAPGNKPGMNGAAGFQKGLSCESCRTAQSAQWYAWGPPNMQCRLCASCWIYWKKYGGLKTPTQLEGAARSGSESTPRGHMTRQEVQGLSPFTTSGGRAKLLAKNRQTFILQTTKLTRIARRVCTDILQPRSAARRPYASINANAVKAECMIRLPKATKAPIKNCSIPRPPLATIVKELAIQAPLKLKAPRGTPTPINRNQANQPRGGSALLGKRPFDSSALALPFPTNGRPFTSGMRTTSQSVIKRQKVNQGDAPNPVVFVATKYTRALRKHLTQSEMRRAARKPHLPVRVKLPLPPRPLALAILPSSTSEPIVLED from the exons ATTACGTGTACTTTGAGAATTCCTCCAGCAACCCTTACCTGATCCGCAGAATAGAAGAGCTCAACAAG ACGGCCAATGGGAACGTGGAAGCCAAGGTGGTGTGTCTGTTTCGGAGGAGGGACATCTCGGGCAACCTCAACACTCTGGCCGACAGCAACGCAA GAGACTTTGAGGAGGAGTCCAAGCAGCCCACAGTGTCTGAACAGCAGAAACACCAGCTGAAACACAGAGAACTCTTCCTCTCTCGGCAGTTTGAGTCTTTACCAGCCACTCACATAAG ggggAAATGTAACGTTACACTCCTCAACGAAACAGACGTCCTCGCCGGGTACCTGGAGAAAGAG GAGTGTTTCTTCTATTCGCTGGTGTTTGACCCGGTCCAGAAGACCCTGCTGGCGGACCAAGGAGAGATTCGGGTGGGCTCCAAGTACCAGGCCGAGATCCCCGACAAGTTAGCCgaag GTGAAGAAGACACCCGTATTCAGGAGAAGCTGGAGGTCAAGGTGTGGCACCCCGACAACCAGCTCAAAGACCCACAGATCGACCAGTTTCTGGTGGTGGCTCG TGCTGTGGGGACGTTTGCCCGAGCCCTGGACTGCAGCAGCTCTATCCGTCAACCCAGCCTGCATATGAGTGCTGCGGCCGCCTCCCGAGACATCACGCTG TTCCACGCGATGGATACCCTGCAGAAAAAtgactacgacctggccaaggccaTGTCCACGCTGGTGCCTCAGGGCGGGCCCGTGCTCTGCCGTGACGAGATGGAGGAGTGGAGCGCCTCGGAGGCCATGCTGTTCGAAGAGGCCCTGGAGAAATATGGCAAGGACTTCAACGACATCCGCCAGGACTTT TTGCCATGGAAGTCACTAGCCAGCGTGGTTCAGTTCTACTACATGTGGAAAACCACCGACCGCTACATTCAACAG AAACGACTCAAGGCAGCGGAAGCAGACAGCAAGCTGAAGCAGGTTTACATCCCCACCTA caCCAAGCCCAACCCCAACCAGATCATGGCTCCTGGTAACAAGCCTGGCATGAACGGGGCCGCTGGCTTCCAGAAAGGACTGAGCTGTGAGAGTTGCCGTA CCGCCCAGTCAGCACAGTGGTACGCGTGGGGTCCTCCCAACATGCAGTGCAGACTGTGTGCATCCTGCTGGATCTACTGGAAGAAGTACGGAGGCCTGAAGACCCCCACACAGCTAGAGGGGGCCGCAAGATCTGGCTCA GAGTCAACCCCCCGAGGTCACATGACCCGCCAGGAAGTGCAGGGCCTGTCACCGTTCACGACTAGTGGGGGGCGGGCCAAGCTGCTGGCCAAAAACCGGCAGACGTTCATCCTGCAGACCACCAAGCTGACGCGCATCGCCCGCCGTGTCTGCACTGACATCCTGCAGCCCCGCAGCGCCGCACGCCGCCCCTACGCCTCCATCAACGCCAATGCCGTCAAGGCCGAGT GTATGATAAGGCTGCCTAAAGCGACCAAGGCCCCTATAAAGAACTGCTCGATCCCTCGACCACCGCTGGCCACCATAGTGAAGGAACTGG ccATCCAGGCTCCACTCAAGCTGAAGGCCCCCAGAggcacccccacccccatcaaccgCAACCAGGCCAACCAGCCCCGCGGGGGATCGGCCCTGCTTGGGAAGAGGCCCTTTGACAGCAGC GCGTTGGCACTGCCGTTCCCCACCAATGGGAGGCCGTTCACATCAGGCATGAGGACCACCTCTCAGTCAGTGATCAAGCGTCAGAAAGTGAACCAAGGAGATGCGCCAAACCCTGTGGTTTTTGTTGCTACTAAATACACCAG GGCTCTGAGGAAACACCTGACCCAGTCTGAGATGCGACGGGCAGCCAGGAAACCACACCTCCCCGTCAGGGTCAAGCTGCCCTTGCCTCCCCGGCCCCTGGCTTTAGCCATTCTGCCCTCCAGCACCAGCGAGCCCATCGTCCTGGAggactaa